A genomic stretch from Engraulis encrasicolus isolate BLACKSEA-1 chromosome 12, IST_EnEncr_1.0, whole genome shotgun sequence includes:
- the LOC134460070 gene encoding uncharacterized protein LOC134460070 — protein MCNSLRRKSPANQKTAKNAKKPKKAEVNYLPPYPAGETEESLEQERIQLLTEIQKRDNNKVIKEIMCNTFAHRRNEIVNQMPSIKDFHARWPALFEASQIEEEFHRISTVHLEAKFMAKLDEYTPRLMTIFQAKGGAMGLKLQAILLKAPTNPDVNLMRDLIIQCLMVYLGESLNDLLKEFDDADEERMSEDLAAQKMKIYSIMSSSAEGPSDVGVVIEGVKVLTTLGTFARACCMLLGLTYALNLAYPKELRYTFEIFQTLLLELDCSKQSPKLHTLKSKLLD, from the exons ATGTGCAATTCCCTCAGGCGCAAAAGCCCTGCAAACCAGAAAACGGCAAAGAATGCCAAAAAGCCTAAAAAGGCTGAGGTAAACTACCTCCCTCCATACCCAGCAGGAGAAACGGAGGAAAGTTTGGAGCAAGAGCGGATTCAGCTACTGACTGAGATCCAAAAAAGGGACAACAACAAAGTGATAAAGGAAATAATGTGCAACACATTTGCACACCGAAGAAATGAAATCGTAAACCAAATGCCCAGCATTAAGGACTTCCATGCGAGGTGGCCTGCATTATTTGAAGCATCCCAA ATTGAAGAGGAGTTTCACCGAATTTCTACCGTGCACCTTGAAGCTAAATTTATGGCCAAGCTAGATGAATACACTCCCAGGCTCATGACAATCTTTCAGGCCAAGGGTGGCGCCATGGGATTGAAGCTCCAGGCCATTCTCCTCAAG GCCCCAACCAATCCTGATGTCAACTTGATGCGGGACCTCATCATCCAGTGCTTGATGGTATACCTTGGGGAGTCCCTGAATGATCTCTTGAAAGAGTTTGAT GACGCTGATGAAGAACGGATGTCCGAGGACCTTGCTGCTCAAAAAATGAAGATCTACAGCATCATGTCCAGCTCAGCAGAGGGGCCGAGCGATGTTGGTGTCGTCATTGAGGGAGTGAAAGTTCTCACCACTCTGGGTACCTTTGCCAGGGCTTGCTGCATGCTCCTTGGGCTGACTTATGCACTAAATCTGGCCTACCCTAAGGAGCTCAGATATACATTTGAAATCTTCCAGACGCTCCTTCTGGAGCTGGACTGTTCAAAGCAGTCCCCAAAGCTGCACACTTTGAAGAGTAAGTTGTTGGACTAA